In Mongoliitalea daihaiensis, one DNA window encodes the following:
- a CDS encoding O-acetylhomoserine aminocarboxypropyltransferase/cysteine synthase family protein, translating to MAYRFETLQLHAGQNPDPTTNSRAVPIYQTTSYVFNSAEHGANLFALKEFGNIYTRIMNPTTDVFEQRLAALEGGVAAVATSSGQAAQFLALNNIIQAGENFVSSPSLYGGTYNQFKVAFKRIGITAKFAKGNNAEDFEPLIDEHTKAIYLETIGNPEFNIPDFEAFAKLAQKYDLPLVVDNTFGAGGYLCQPIKHGANIVTSSATKWIGGHGTSIGGIIVDGGNYNWGNGKFPQFSEPSEGYHGLNFWEVFGENNPLGLPNISFAMRTRVEGLRDFGPALSPFNSFLLLQGLETLSLRVQRTVENALALATWLENHPKVQKVNYPGLPSSPHHALGKKYLTHGFGGVLSFELKGDKESTSQFISELKLVSHLANVGDAKTLIIQPSATTHQQLSQEEQTAAGVTPTMLRVSLGIEHIEDIKEDFQQAFDKL from the coding sequence ATGGCTTATCGATTTGAAACCTTGCAGCTACATGCAGGACAGAACCCCGACCCAACAACCAATTCCAGAGCGGTCCCCATTTATCAAACCACCTCCTACGTGTTCAATTCCGCTGAACACGGCGCAAATTTGTTTGCGCTAAAAGAGTTCGGGAATATCTATACCCGTATCATGAACCCCACCACAGATGTCTTCGAGCAGCGACTCGCAGCGTTGGAAGGTGGAGTAGCAGCGGTGGCAACTTCCTCAGGACAGGCAGCTCAATTCTTGGCCTTGAATAATATCATTCAGGCAGGAGAAAACTTTGTCTCCAGCCCTTCGCTCTATGGCGGTACCTACAATCAGTTTAAAGTGGCTTTCAAAAGAATCGGCATCACTGCCAAATTCGCCAAAGGGAACAATGCAGAAGATTTCGAACCATTGATTGATGAACATACCAAAGCTATCTATCTGGAAACCATCGGGAATCCTGAATTCAATATCCCAGACTTCGAAGCCTTTGCCAAACTGGCCCAGAAATACGACTTACCCTTGGTGGTGGATAACACCTTTGGAGCAGGAGGCTATTTATGCCAGCCAATTAAGCACGGAGCCAATATCGTCACTTCCTCTGCCACCAAGTGGATTGGAGGACACGGAACTTCCATAGGCGGCATCATCGTCGATGGAGGAAATTACAATTGGGGTAATGGCAAATTCCCACAATTCTCCGAACCATCAGAGGGCTATCATGGATTGAATTTCTGGGAAGTGTTTGGAGAAAACAATCCATTGGGATTACCCAATATTTCCTTTGCCATGAGGACCAGAGTAGAAGGATTGAGAGACTTTGGACCAGCCTTAAGCCCCTTCAATTCCTTTTTGTTGCTACAAGGACTGGAAACTCTCTCCCTGCGGGTGCAACGAACCGTAGAGAATGCTTTGGCATTGGCAACTTGGCTGGAAAACCATCCAAAAGTGCAGAAAGTAAACTATCCCGGACTCCCTTCCTCTCCCCATCATGCACTCGGCAAAAAATACCTGACTCATGGCTTTGGAGGAGTGTTGAGCTTCGAACTAAAAGGTGATAAAGAAAGCACCAGCCAGTTTATCAGTGAATTGAAATTGGTCTCTCACCTGGCAAATGTAGGCGATGCAAAAACCTTGATCATTCAACCATCTGCAACCACCCATCAGCAACTAAGCCAAGAAGAACAAACGGCTGCGGGAGTAACTCCAACCATGCTTCGGGTATCTTTGGGAATCGAGCACATTGAAGATATCAAAGAAGATTTCCAGCAGGCTTTTGATAAGCTCTAA
- a CDS encoding DUF2721 domain-containing protein, translated as MELQLSTPALLFSAITLMMLAFTNRFLAIANLIRGLHKKYLENPEQEIIIEQIHNLKKRLSMIKYMQLCGVLSFLLCVICMFLIFIDAQEAADYVFIGSMLALLVSLGISMVEILISTQALTLEIQDMESAFQKRSSSFWFKKDKNDE; from the coding sequence ATGGAGCTCCAACTATCCACCCCTGCCTTATTATTTTCTGCGATTACGTTGATGATGCTGGCTTTTACAAACCGCTTTTTGGCCATTGCTAATCTCATACGGGGATTGCACAAAAAATACTTGGAAAATCCCGAGCAGGAGATAATTATTGAGCAAATTCACAACTTGAAAAAGCGCTTGAGCATGATCAAATACATGCAGTTGTGCGGAGTCTTGAGTTTCTTGCTCTGTGTGATATGTATGTTTCTTATTTTTATTGACGCCCAAGAGGCTGCAGATTATGTATTTATTGGCAGCATGTTGGCTTTATTGGTGTCTTTAGGAATTTCTATGGTGGAAATCCTGATTTCAACTCAAGCGCTGACCTTAGAAATTCAGGATATGGAATCTGCATTTCAAAAAAGGTCCTCAAGCTTTTGGTTTAAAAAAGATAAAAACGATGAATAA
- a CDS encoding glycerophosphodiester phosphodiesterase family protein, translating into MNKLLIIGFFLLVSCKEAAVTQAQEAWGGERLKTIVLTNLQETEDFYTWSSDRIPMVSAHRGGPYPGFPENSLEAFENTLKHTPSIIEFDVALTKDSVLVLMHDNTLDRTTTGKGRVIDHTYEEIQDLFLVDKEGTVTDFKVPTLEEVLAWGKGKSLFTVDIKREVPFEMIVDAIKRHEAEPYAAVITYSLEAAQQIHRLHSDLMLSVSIRNEEELARFQASGIPVNRWIAFTGTSERSAAFNQQLHELGVFTILGTLGNLDRSAIARGDQLYVGFVQNGADILATDRPIEAAKAIEGLIPMQSLKGKYFGQ; encoded by the coding sequence ATGAATAAATTACTGATTATAGGGTTCTTTTTGCTTGTATCTTGCAAGGAGGCCGCGGTTACACAAGCTCAAGAAGCTTGGGGCGGAGAACGTTTAAAAACAATTGTCTTAACAAATTTACAAGAAACTGAGGATTTTTATACTTGGTCTTCGGATAGAATTCCTATGGTTTCCGCCCATCGGGGAGGCCCATATCCGGGCTTTCCAGAGAATTCTTTGGAGGCTTTCGAAAACACCTTGAAGCATACTCCATCCATCATAGAATTTGATGTAGCATTGACCAAGGACTCGGTGTTAGTCTTGATGCATGACAATACCTTGGATCGGACCACTACTGGTAAAGGACGAGTTATTGACCACACCTATGAAGAAATTCAAGACTTATTCTTGGTGGATAAAGAAGGAACGGTGACTGACTTTAAAGTACCAACCTTGGAAGAAGTTTTAGCTTGGGGGAAAGGAAAAAGCTTGTTTACAGTAGACATCAAGCGGGAGGTTCCTTTTGAAATGATTGTAGATGCCATCAAAAGGCATGAAGCTGAACCATATGCAGCTGTCATCACTTACAGTTTGGAAGCAGCACAACAAATCCATCGCCTGCATTCAGACTTGATGTTGTCGGTGAGTATCCGAAATGAGGAGGAACTTGCACGTTTCCAAGCTTCAGGCATTCCTGTAAACCGTTGGATTGCATTTACAGGGACCTCCGAGCGATCAGCGGCATTCAATCAGCAGTTGCACGAACTCGGGGTGTTTACCATCTTAGGCACCCTAGGCAACTTAGACCGAAGCGCCATTGCTAGAGGAGATCAGTTGTATGTTGGTTTTGTACAAAATGGTGCGGATATCTTGGCTACTGATAGACCCATTGAAGCAGCAAAGGCAATTGAAGGATTGATACCTATGCAGAGTTTGAAGGGGAAGTATTTTGGTCAATAG
- a CDS encoding threonine aldolase family protein: MTIDLRSDTLTKPTRGMLEAMWAAEVGDDVFGEDPTVNALEAKLASLFGMEAGLFCPSGTMTNQIAIKLHAGPHQEVICHKHSHIYLYEAGGIMANAHASVKLLDGPYGKITVSDIAAAISPDDVHACETSLVSLENTMNKGGGSIYTLDEVRPISSLCREKGIALHLDGARLFNALVVTGEKPLDWGGQFDTISICLSKGLGCPIGSVLLGSKQAIKRARKIRKSFGGGMRQAGYLAAAANYALDHHVDRLSEDHARAKAIGQFLEKHPLVSEVFPVMTNIVIARLQGISPEAMLEKLREQQIFAVKFGPDQIRFVTHLDFGDAQLEEFGRRMAGLVV, encoded by the coding sequence ATGACAATCGATCTACGTTCAGACACCCTTACAAAGCCTACTAGAGGTATGTTGGAAGCCATGTGGGCTGCGGAAGTAGGGGATGATGTATTTGGGGAAGACCCCACTGTCAATGCTTTGGAAGCAAAACTGGCTTCACTTTTTGGGATGGAGGCAGGCTTGTTTTGCCCATCCGGCACCATGACTAATCAAATTGCCATCAAGCTACATGCAGGGCCTCATCAGGAGGTCATCTGTCATAAACATTCCCACATCTATTTGTATGAGGCGGGAGGCATTATGGCCAATGCCCATGCTTCGGTCAAATTACTCGATGGTCCGTATGGTAAAATTACTGTTTCAGATATTGCGGCAGCCATCAGTCCAGACGATGTGCATGCTTGTGAGACAAGTTTGGTTTCCCTAGAAAACACCATGAACAAAGGTGGAGGCAGTATCTATACCTTGGATGAAGTGCGTCCGATCAGCAGTTTGTGCAGAGAAAAAGGAATTGCCCTTCACTTGGATGGAGCCCGCTTATTCAATGCCTTGGTGGTGACTGGTGAGAAACCGTTGGATTGGGGAGGGCAGTTTGACACGATTTCCATTTGTTTGAGTAAAGGGTTGGGTTGCCCGATAGGTTCTGTGCTTCTTGGCAGTAAGCAGGCTATCAAGCGTGCTCGTAAAATTCGGAAGTCGTTCGGTGGAGGCATGCGTCAGGCAGGTTACCTAGCTGCAGCAGCGAACTATGCTCTCGATCATCATGTCGATAGACTTTCCGAAGATCATGCCCGTGCGAAAGCTATTGGTCAGTTTTTGGAAAAGCATCCCTTGGTATCGGAAGTTTTTCCTGTGATGACCAATATTGTAATTGCCCGCTTGCAAGGAATCAGTCCGGAAGCCATGCTCGAAAAGCTGCGGGAACAACAGATCTTTGCAGTAAAATTCGGTCCAGATCAGATTCGCTTTGTTACCCATTTAGATTTTGGAGATGCGCAGTTGGAGGAGTTTGGGAGGAGAATGGCTGGATTAGTTGTATGA
- a CDS encoding type II toxin-antitoxin system VapC family toxin — MKSKVLIDVNVILDFFLKRNEKNKDLEILFELLDNGKVEGHVTISIIQTCIYFLEKGLGLENTKRIVGVLLERFRLIEGNKKHIFQAIQSDSLDLEDAIHYYIAMDSGIDAIVTNDQNFIKLSSTILPVMSPRAFIETK; from the coding sequence ATGAAAAGTAAAGTCCTCATTGATGTAAATGTCATTCTTGACTTTTTTCTAAAAAGAAATGAGAAAAATAAAGATTTAGAGATACTTTTTGAACTATTGGATAATGGTAAGGTTGAAGGGCATGTAACTATTTCAATTATCCAAACTTGCATTTATTTTCTTGAAAAAGGGCTAGGTCTTGAAAATACCAAAAGAATTGTTGGAGTTTTACTTGAACGATTTCGGTTGATCGAGGGAAATAAAAAGCATATTTTTCAAGCTATACAATCAGACAGCTTAGATTTAGAGGACGCGATACACTATTACATCGCAATGGATAGTGGAATTGACGCAATCGTAACCAATGACCAAAATTTTATAAAACTCAGCTCAACAATTCTACCTGTCATGAGCCCGAGAGCTTTTATTGAAACCAAATGA
- a CDS encoding DUF6364 family protein, translating to MKKRLNITIDKDTLTKIKRYADEHDLSVSSIVEEHFEALLKPTQKQKNQSSLIALANSLPPTKITFPTEIDWKKNYQEAKRPNHEK from the coding sequence ATGAAGAAGCGCTTAAATATAACAATAGATAAAGACACATTGACAAAAATCAAGCGCTATGCTGATGAACATGATCTTTCTGTGTCAAGTATTGTTGAAGAGCATTTTGAGGCATTATTAAAACCTACACAAAAACAAAAAAATCAATCAAGTCTTATCGCACTAGCCAATTCTTTACCTCCCACCAAAATCACATTCCCAACTGAGATTGATTGGAAAAAAAATTATCAGGAGGCAAAAAGACCAAACCATGAAAAGTAA
- a CDS encoding alkene reductase produces MIQQPLLEKLQMGDIELKNRVIMAPMTRSRATNPENAPFDIHAEYYKQRSSAGLIISEGAQISKKAVGYVNTPGIYSEAQVDGWKKVTEAVHENGGKIFIQLWHVGRMSHPDFHGGELPHAPSALNPHAKSFTPEGFKDTETPKEMTIEDIKQTILDFKNAAANAMKAGFDGVEIHSSNGYLLHQFFSRTSNIRTDEYGGSIENRARILFEVIDAIKDVMPENRIGVRLNPSLNGIFGMTMDEETIPTFDYIVEKLNQYDLAYLHLSEPFNDVSEIAYAEKEIAKRYRPMYTGVLIINSNFDQEKGNKVIADGLADAVAFGKPYISNPDLVERFAAQADLAEYDQSTFYTPGEKGYIDYPTLSLSKSL; encoded by the coding sequence ATGATTCAACAACCGCTTTTAGAAAAGCTCCAGATGGGAGACATAGAATTAAAAAACAGGGTAATAATGGCTCCTATGACAAGAAGTAGGGCGACTAACCCCGAAAATGCTCCTTTTGATATTCATGCGGAATATTATAAGCAGAGGTCTTCCGCAGGCCTTATCATTTCCGAAGGAGCGCAGATTTCCAAAAAAGCAGTAGGGTACGTAAATACCCCAGGAATTTATTCCGAAGCCCAAGTGGATGGCTGGAAAAAAGTAACCGAAGCTGTCCATGAAAATGGTGGTAAAATTTTTATTCAGCTGTGGCACGTAGGAAGAATGTCTCACCCTGATTTCCATGGTGGTGAGTTGCCTCATGCTCCTTCTGCACTTAATCCACACGCTAAGTCATTTACTCCTGAGGGTTTCAAAGACACCGAAACTCCAAAAGAGATGACTATTGAGGACATTAAGCAGACCATACTTGATTTCAAAAATGCTGCAGCGAATGCTATGAAAGCTGGATTTGATGGGGTGGAAATACACTCATCAAATGGATATTTGTTGCATCAGTTTTTTAGCAGAACCTCTAATATTCGCACAGATGAGTATGGAGGAAGCATTGAAAACAGAGCAAGAATCTTATTCGAAGTTATCGATGCTATCAAGGACGTTATGCCTGAAAATAGAATTGGCGTGAGATTGAACCCATCATTGAATGGCATTTTTGGAATGACCATGGATGAGGAGACCATCCCAACATTTGATTACATCGTAGAAAAACTCAATCAGTACGATTTGGCTTATCTTCATTTATCAGAGCCTTTCAATGATGTATCTGAAATCGCCTATGCAGAAAAGGAAATTGCCAAGAGGTATAGACCCATGTATACAGGTGTTTTGATTATCAACTCCAACTTTGACCAAGAAAAAGGTAACAAAGTTATCGCTGATGGCTTGGCTGATGCGGTTGCATTTGGCAAACCATACATCTCCAACCCTGACTTGGTGGAACGTTTCGCAGCCCAAGCTGATTTGGCCGAATATGATCAGTCCACCTTCTACACCCCTGGAGAAAAAGGCTATATTGATTATCCAACATTGTCTCTTTCTAAATCCCTATAA
- a CDS encoding DUF4221 family protein — translation MRDFYSIFGVFCLIFFVFGCDFKNEEISSFNYEIERVRIEIDSTTSRSSRGMQQIFVTKDKEYYVHGDKSKFSILFFDLDKNKLEFEIPLDRNGPNGIESFNGFFIKSLDSIYVYYGYTYSLWQINLKGEVLKKYQWAYDNKIDGILLNPYGEDAVFYKDLVFLPASPNLSPSNFWRGNVNQIINLKDGTVDFNTRFPEIFKKGNYFYSSMNVSRCLTPDGLFLYSFGPDHNMYLINPNSGERIKALSFPSKLITIQKAGNYLNDFDGDKFNEDAELFPSYKRVLFDEENQVYYRVVKLEKENFFSLSRYSVIIIDRNFKKIGEVLLAEEGLTGKWFMSKKGLCVPVSDFAEGSKENEILFYCFKFNLQ, via the coding sequence ATGAGGGATTTTTATAGCATTTTCGGTGTATTTTGTTTAATTTTTTTTGTTTTTGGGTGTGACTTCAAAAATGAAGAAATATCATCCTTTAATTATGAAATAGAAAGGGTAAGAATTGAAATTGATTCAACAACCTCTAGATCAAGTAGAGGTATGCAGCAGATTTTTGTTACAAAAGATAAAGAATACTATGTTCACGGTGACAAATCAAAATTTTCTATTTTATTTTTTGATTTGGATAAAAATAAATTAGAATTTGAGATACCATTAGATAGAAATGGACCAAACGGTATTGAAAGCTTCAATGGCTTTTTTATTAAAAGTCTTGATTCTATTTATGTTTATTATGGATACACATATTCTTTGTGGCAGATAAATCTTAAAGGTGAGGTCTTGAAAAAATATCAATGGGCGTATGATAATAAGATTGATGGTATTCTCCTTAACCCTTATGGTGAAGATGCTGTTTTTTATAAAGATTTAGTTTTTTTACCTGCCTCTCCTAACCTAAGTCCTTCTAATTTTTGGAGAGGAAATGTAAATCAAATAATCAATTTAAAAGACGGTACAGTAGACTTTAATACTAGATTTCCTGAAATATTTAAAAAAGGCAATTACTTTTATTCTAGTATGAATGTTTCAAGATGCCTTACCCCCGATGGTCTTTTTTTATATTCTTTTGGACCTGATCATAATATGTATTTAATTAATCCTAATAGTGGAGAACGAATCAAAGCCCTTTCATTTCCGTCAAAACTAATTACTATTCAAAAAGCTGGAAATTATTTGAATGATTTTGATGGAGATAAATTTAATGAAGATGCTGAGCTATTTCCATCTTATAAAAGGGTTCTTTTTGATGAAGAAAATCAAGTGTATTATAGGGTTGTAAAACTGGAAAAAGAAAATTTCTTCTCGTTAAGTCGTTATTCTGTTATTATAATAGACAGAAACTTTAAGAAAATCGGAGAAGTTCTTTTAGCCGAAGAAGGTCTCACAGGTAAATGGTTTATGTCAAAAAAAGGTTTGTGTGTTCCAGTGAGTGATTTTGCAGAAGGATCAAAGGAAAATGAGATTTTATTTTATTGTTTTAAATTCAATTTACAATAA